From the genome of Hymenobacter cellulosilyticus, one region includes:
- the gldJ gene encoding gliding motility lipoprotein GldJ encodes MNFSKYLRFAVVGACALASCKGGPPTATKPGKYSSTTGIEYNTEEGMKVADYQGIPEGPGLVFIEGGRTVLGTQEEDVTMSHDNIERTVTIASFYMDEAEVANIHWLEYLHFVRKDSSEEIYQRALPDTTVWARELSFNDPYVDYYLRYPGFRYFPVVGVSWLQANDYCTWRTSKVNERLAMDSDDGGGSSKGGGLFGKKKNKDGDAAEGTDAAGGVKISIENGNTLPNYRLPTEAEWEYAAQALIGTQEVGNENQENKRIYPWDGRQVRNPYGKNMGTFLANFKRGRGDYAGIAGSLNDGAMITEYVYAYPPNDYGLYNMSGNVNEWVQDIYRPLSFEDVEDLNPFRRNGFLDPSEKYDKKNYQSLIDDHVRVYKGGSWKDVAYWLSPGTRRFMAEDSATAAIGFRCAMINAGSNK; translated from the coding sequence ATGAATTTTTCCAAGTACCTGCGTTTTGCGGTCGTAGGAGCCTGCGCGCTGGCTTCCTGTAAGGGTGGCCCTCCCACAGCTACCAAGCCCGGTAAGTACAGCTCGACTACGGGCATTGAGTACAACACTGAAGAGGGCATGAAAGTGGCCGATTATCAGGGCATCCCTGAGGGTCCGGGCCTGGTGTTTATCGAAGGTGGCCGCACTGTCCTGGGTACCCAGGAAGAGGACGTAACCATGTCGCACGACAACATCGAGCGGACCGTTACTATTGCTTCTTTCTACATGGATGAGGCCGAAGTGGCTAACATTCACTGGTTGGAGTATCTGCACTTTGTGCGCAAAGACTCGTCGGAGGAAATTTACCAGCGCGCCCTGCCCGACACAACCGTGTGGGCCCGGGAGCTGTCTTTCAACGACCCTTACGTTGACTATTACCTGCGTTACCCCGGCTTCCGCTACTTCCCCGTAGTGGGCGTAAGCTGGCTGCAGGCCAACGATTACTGCACCTGGCGGACCTCGAAAGTAAACGAGCGTCTGGCTATGGACTCTGATGATGGCGGAGGAAGCTCTAAAGGCGGTGGCTTGTTCGGCAAGAAGAAGAACAAAGACGGTGATGCTGCGGAAGGTACTGATGCTGCTGGAGGCGTAAAAATCTCCATCGAGAACGGTAACACGCTGCCTAACTACCGTCTGCCTACTGAGGCCGAATGGGAATATGCTGCTCAGGCTCTGATTGGTACCCAGGAAGTTGGTAACGAAAACCAGGAAAATAAGCGGATTTATCCTTGGGATGGTCGTCAGGTGCGGAACCCCTACGGCAAGAACATGGGTACCTTCCTGGCTAACTTCAAGCGCGGCCGCGGTGACTATGCCGGTATTGCTGGTAGCCTGAATGACGGCGCCATGATTACGGAGTACGTATACGCCTACCCACCAAACGACTATGGCCTGTACAACATGTCGGGTAACGTAAACGAATGGGTACAGGACATCTACCGTCCGCTGTCGTTCGAAGACGTGGAAGACCTGAACCCCTTCCGTCGTAACGGCTTCTTGGACCCCTCCGAGAAATACGACAAGAAGAACTACCAGTCGCTGATCGACGACCACGTGCGGGTGTACAAAGGCGGCTCGTGGAAAGACGTAGCTTACTGGCTGTCGCCCGGTACGCGTCGTTTCATGGCTGAAGATTCGGCCACGGCAGCTATCGGCTTCCGTTGCGCTATGATCAACGCCGGCTCGAACAAGTAA
- a CDS encoding ComF family protein produces MLPAFLVDLTALVFPQTCLACSQSLMRGEDDICTQCRAQLPYTDYHKLPASQNPLARRFWGKVPLTHALSYLRFLRRGRVQHLLHQLKYQGQREVGQTLGRWYGAELASQDLHTEFDLIVPVPLHQRKLAQRGFNQSDSFAEGLAAGLAVPWHATTLRRTEYTDSQTRKNRTQRWQNVATVFEVAEPHTVTGKHVLVVDDVLTTGPRSKPAPRHYLRLGAGPSALPLLPALSTDSGFFIGRARCCPLSIVHIPSKA; encoded by the coding sequence ATGCTACCTGCTTTCCTGGTCGATTTGACGGCTTTGGTTTTTCCCCAGACCTGCTTGGCCTGTTCCCAGTCCCTGATGCGGGGTGAAGACGATATCTGCACGCAGTGTCGGGCGCAGCTCCCCTACACTGACTATCATAAGCTGCCCGCCAGTCAAAATCCTCTTGCCCGCCGCTTCTGGGGCAAAGTCCCGTTGACGCACGCCCTGAGCTACCTGCGTTTTTTGCGCCGGGGCCGGGTTCAGCACTTGTTGCATCAACTCAAGTACCAAGGACAGCGCGAAGTTGGACAAACCCTGGGCCGTTGGTACGGGGCAGAGCTTGCCAGCCAGGACCTGCACACCGAGTTCGATCTTATCGTGCCCGTCCCGTTGCACCAGCGCAAGCTGGCGCAGCGCGGCTTCAACCAGTCCGACAGTTTTGCCGAGGGGCTGGCGGCTGGCCTCGCCGTGCCGTGGCATGCTACCACCCTGCGGCGCACCGAGTACACCGATTCCCAAACCCGTAAGAACCGCACCCAGCGCTGGCAAAACGTAGCCACAGTCTTTGAAGTAGCCGAGCCCCACACCGTCACAGGCAAGCATGTGCTGGTAGTTGATGATGTGCTGACCACGGGGCCACGCTCGAAGCCTGCGCCGCGGCATTACTTGCGGCTGGGTGCCGGGCCGTCAGCATTGCCACTATTGCCTGCGCTGAGCACTGACTCAGGTTTTTTTATTGGGAGGGCCCGGTGTTGCCCGCTTAGTATCGTGCACATTCCGAGCAAGGCATAA
- a CDS encoding carboxymuconolactone decarboxylase family protein, whose amino-acid sequence MSQVTEFNEYRQRMNEKIMAADNKVIKRFFNLDTNTYQAGALDVKTKEMLGLACSMVLRCDDCIKYHLGKCHEEGLNDEEIYEVFAIANLIGGSIVIPHFRRAVEYWEILKEEAGPLAPPHHHDA is encoded by the coding sequence ATGAGCCAAGTCACGGAGTTTAATGAGTACCGCCAGCGCATGAATGAGAAAATCATGGCGGCTGACAACAAGGTCATCAAGCGGTTTTTCAACCTCGATACCAACACCTACCAGGCCGGCGCCCTGGACGTGAAAACCAAGGAAATGCTGGGCCTGGCCTGTTCCATGGTGCTGCGCTGCGACGACTGCATCAAGTACCACTTGGGCAAGTGCCACGAGGAAGGCCTCAACGACGAGGAAATCTACGAGGTGTTTGCCATTGCCAACCTGATTGGGGGCAGCATCGTAATTCCGCACTTCCGCCGGGCCGTGGAGTACTGGGAAATACTCAAGGAGGAGGCTGGCCCGTTGGCGCCCCCACACCACCACGACGCGTAA
- a CDS encoding exodeoxyribonuclease III: MKIITYNVNGYRSALSKGLLDWVKEANPDVLCLQEIKAGTAPLDVAGFEALGYQAYLYPAQKPGYSGVATFTKIAPLHVAYGCGTECYDLEGRVLRLDFADCSVLNVYMPSGTSSEERQAFKVEWLHFFRRYIDQIKGSVPPLIIGGDYNCCQTDIDLHNPKANQKSPGFTPEERAWFADFLADGFVDSFRHHHGDAPGHYSWWTFRAGARARNVGWRLDHLLADQTLQPRIADAGLLPDVVHSDHCPAFVKLS, translated from the coding sequence GTGAAAATCATCACCTACAACGTCAATGGTTACCGCTCAGCTCTTAGCAAAGGCTTGCTGGACTGGGTAAAGGAAGCCAATCCGGACGTGCTGTGCCTGCAGGAAATCAAGGCGGGCACTGCGCCGCTGGACGTGGCCGGCTTCGAAGCGCTGGGCTATCAGGCTTATCTGTATCCGGCCCAGAAACCAGGCTATAGTGGCGTGGCTACGTTTACCAAAATAGCGCCGCTGCACGTGGCCTACGGCTGTGGCACGGAGTGCTACGACCTGGAAGGAAGGGTGCTGCGCCTGGATTTTGCCGATTGCTCGGTGCTGAACGTGTACATGCCTTCGGGCACGAGCAGTGAGGAGCGGCAGGCGTTTAAGGTGGAGTGGCTGCACTTTTTCCGCCGCTATATCGACCAAATAAAAGGAAGCGTACCGCCGCTGATTATTGGGGGCGACTACAACTGCTGCCAGACCGATATTGACCTGCACAATCCTAAAGCCAATCAGAAAAGCCCGGGCTTCACGCCGGAAGAGCGGGCTTGGTTTGCCGACTTTCTGGCCGACGGCTTCGTGGACTCCTTCCGCCATCACCACGGCGACGCCCCGGGGCACTACTCGTGGTGGACGTTTCGAGCCGGAGCCCGGGCCCGTAACGTGGGCTGGCGTCTCGACCACCTCCTGGCAGACCAGACCCTGCAGCCACGCATTGCCGATGCCGGCCTGCTACCCGATGTAGTACACTCCGACCACTGCCCGGCTTTCGTGAAACTCAGTTAG
- a CDS encoding NAD(P)/FAD-dependent oxidoreductase, with protein sequence MSQTSATPIIIIGAGMAGLTCANYLHRAGRPVLVLEAADAVGGRVRTDVTPEGFRLDRGFQVLQTRYPEVQRLLDYGVLQLKAFRSGAAIRLADGRQTTLVNPLDQPLAAFSALTSPIGTLADKLRILALAKRVKTSTNQELLNFPSTDTLTYLRQNGWSEQIIDSFFRPFFGGVYLDRGLSTASNFFEFVFKQFVEGDAAIPALGIQQIPEQLAARLPVGSIRLQTPVASIQGNTVQLASGETLQAAAVVVATDGEAAARLLPTSRLSFPTAWRRTTCTYFAADQSPVKADKLLRINAAPNTLAHNVAFTSHVAPDYAPAGRTLISVSTHGSQGLDEAELTTYLREDLAIWFGPEARRWQHLRTYHIPQALPVYPGGQPPHQPLQLAQNLYRCGDYTAYPSLNAAMATGREVAEALLAS encoded by the coding sequence ATGAGCCAGACTTCAGCTACTCCTATCATCATTATCGGGGCCGGAATGGCCGGCCTCACCTGCGCCAACTATCTGCACCGCGCGGGCCGGCCGGTGCTGGTCCTCGAGGCGGCCGATGCCGTGGGCGGCCGGGTGCGCACCGACGTTACGCCCGAAGGCTTCCGCCTTGATCGGGGCTTTCAGGTGCTCCAGACCCGCTACCCCGAGGTGCAGCGCCTGCTGGATTATGGAGTCTTGCAGCTGAAAGCCTTCCGCTCGGGAGCTGCCATCCGGCTGGCCGACGGCCGGCAGACGACCCTGGTGAATCCGCTGGATCAGCCCCTGGCCGCTTTTTCGGCCCTGACTTCGCCCATTGGCACCCTGGCCGATAAGCTGCGCATCCTGGCCCTGGCCAAGCGGGTAAAGACCAGCACCAACCAGGAACTGCTCAACTTTCCCTCGACCGATACGCTGACCTATCTGCGTCAAAACGGCTGGAGTGAGCAGATCATCGACTCATTTTTCCGCCCCTTTTTCGGCGGGGTGTACCTAGACCGCGGCCTGAGCACAGCCAGCAACTTTTTCGAGTTCGTGTTCAAGCAGTTCGTGGAAGGCGACGCGGCCATTCCGGCCCTGGGCATACAGCAGATTCCCGAACAACTGGCCGCCCGCCTGCCCGTTGGCAGCATCCGGCTCCAAACGCCCGTTGCCAGCATTCAAGGCAACACCGTGCAGCTGGCCTCGGGCGAAACCCTGCAAGCCGCGGCCGTGGTAGTAGCCACCGATGGCGAAGCAGCAGCCCGACTGTTGCCCACGTCCCGGCTCAGCTTTCCCACCGCCTGGCGCCGCACGACCTGCACCTACTTTGCCGCCGACCAGTCGCCGGTGAAGGCCGATAAGCTGCTGCGCATAAACGCCGCGCCCAACACTCTGGCCCACAATGTGGCCTTTACCAGCCACGTCGCGCCGGACTATGCCCCGGCGGGCCGCACACTGATTTCCGTCAGCACCCACGGCAGCCAGGGACTGGACGAGGCTGAGCTTACGACGTATCTGCGCGAGGATCTGGCTATTTGGTTTGGCCCTGAAGCCCGGCGCTGGCAGCACCTGCGCACCTACCATATTCCCCAGGCCCTGCCTGTGTACCCCGGCGGGCAGCCTCCGCACCAGCCCTTGCAGCTGGCCCAAAACCTGTACCGCTGCGGCGACTACACCGCCTATCCGTCCCTGAACGCGGCTATGGCTACGGGCCGGGAAGTAGCGGAAGCCCTACTGGCCTCTTAA
- a CDS encoding c-type heme family protein yields MRPAFPALFSAVLALSLLAGCRPDQIEHIENGKQIATTLENMAVKRILPADFLRATRWAGDSLTGQADRELRRLLAEQLQAGGVAAALPYCRPESYASTDSLALVLLATPGRLSSRPRNPQNQAPLSATELRPDTTRLIKRLTADVFEYQRPILLSDAQCLRCHGEVGKDIAAADYVLIKKQYPQDQAVGYKLGDAMGVWRVSFARNGIAEFYTMKTRKVMKPRKPLF; encoded by the coding sequence ATGCGTCCTGCTTTTCCCGCGTTATTCTCCGCTGTACTGGCGTTGAGCCTATTGGCCGGCTGCCGGCCCGACCAGATTGAGCACATCGAAAACGGAAAGCAGATTGCCACGACCCTAGAAAATATGGCCGTAAAGCGCATTCTGCCGGCCGACTTTCTGCGGGCTACCCGCTGGGCCGGCGACTCGCTCACCGGCCAGGCCGACCGGGAACTGCGCCGCCTGCTGGCTGAGCAACTGCAGGCCGGCGGCGTAGCAGCGGCCCTGCCTTACTGCCGCCCCGAATCCTACGCCTCCACCGATTCGCTGGCCCTGGTGCTACTGGCTACGCCGGGCCGGCTTTCGTCTCGCCCCCGCAACCCGCAGAATCAGGCCCCGTTATCTGCTACCGAGCTGCGCCCCGATACGACCCGGCTTATCAAACGGCTCACAGCAGATGTGTTTGAGTATCAGCGGCCCATTCTGCTCAGCGACGCCCAGTGCCTGCGCTGCCACGGGGAAGTTGGGAAAGACATTGCGGCTGCCGACTATGTCCTGATCAAAAAGCAGTACCCGCAGGATCAGGCCGTGGGCTATAAGCTCGGCGACGCCATGGGCGTGTGGCGCGTAAGCTTTGCCCGCAACGGCATTGCGGAGTTTTATACCATGAAAACCCGCAAGGTGATGAAGCCCCGCAAGCCGCTATTTTAG